Below is a window of Arabidopsis thaliana chromosome 2, partial sequence DNA.
CTTCAACATGACAACCTAAGCATCTcattttacattatttttggttttgtaataaACAATGGAAGTAGACCAAGTTGTATCAACAAGTCATACAATCAGAAGGTAACCCAAAgttacaaattaatttatgaaaaGATATGAAAGTGGGAATCAAAAGCATTTGGAACCACACTGGCTCACATGTTAAGcttaaagaaattttcacgTTTATGCTAGAAACAAGATTTGGTCTCAGCTTTTGGCAAAGTGAGATTTGAATCTCACATTTTGACAATTATGCCAAAATCTGACTATTTTACCTTTACCAGCGTTACGACATACTGTTCTGTATACGGTTCAGTTATGCGGTTCAGTTAAGTATACTGTTCCGGCATACGAATTTGTGTCCGTACACAAGGCAGAAGACCAtgttttaatgtatatatagacacTAGTAGTTACAATTCATGCCTACTTATAAACTATGAGTTCTAAGGCACTTTCGACCAAACCTAACATAGCTTCAAAACTAGATTAGCAGAAAAGCAGCTAAACCTACATATATGATCTCGatcataagaaaatgaaaacaggTTTTTCATAaagttaccaaaaaaaactaaagtttaAGTTTCATTCCCAAATTTGACCACACAAGTATTTATCATTCTTAAACCAGAACTAAAGATAGGCAATCAATGAAAGTAAATCAGTATATGTACCTCGAGAATCACGAACGCATAGAGGAGAAAGACGGAGGCGAGAGGCGGAGGAAGATAGGAGAGATCGTCTGTCGGAGAAACGGAGAGAGCGAGGGGAGAAGCTGGTGACTGGGAAGAGACGCGACGGAGATGAAATATGTCGAGCTGTGTGAAATCGAGTGGGGTTGAAACATatagaggaggaagaagaagaaatcgcCATTGAAGAGtgatttgagaagaagaagacatttctCAGATCTGAGAGAGATGAAAAACGTAAACGGAGAAAAGTGGGTCCCACTAACCGAACTTCCACTTGTCCAgatgaattatttatttatttgtttatttattttattttaataataattatagaaTTCGGTCGAACCAATCGAGTTAATGATAGTAAACCATGATCCAATTTGGCTTCCAATCCTGTTTCTGATATATTGGTTAATGGTTATTCTTAATCTTACCCACATAACCATATATATTGGTTAAtggttattatatatatatatatatatatggttatgTGGGTGAGCcggacaaaaacaaaaactcactttaaaatttagataattttgaagtttttggtGATTTAGCATTCATATTATGGTTGGAGCTCGAGTTTTGAGACGTTGTCTTGTTCCCAAAAATGCTAAACATTAATTTACAGTCACAGTTGGTTATTAGGATTTGAAGCATATGAAAATGGTAAtataaagtatttttattaaagttttttctagtcaatttgttaagttttaatatatttatgttagTTCGTGtgtgatatatatagaagaaggTGGTGAAATTGAGAATGATTGTAAGTAAGGATGATCATGATTTGTGAAGCAAGCGTGGAGAAAACCATTTACAACGAAGTTAAGGAGGGTTGGGTATAAGACCactcaagaaaacaaataaggtTTGCGAGCTGAAGCTAATATCTACTCTTTGTTTCGACATCATTGTAGAATAAGTGTGTTCATACCTATCTAatccaaaaaaagttttctaatccataaaaagtttttttgggCTGTGAAAGCAACTCACCTCAAGGGTCTTGGATGGAGAAGAAAATTCTAAAGATCAGGGCACTGGCCAAGAGTTTTCATCAGGTTAAAGTTAAAAGTGGTTGAGGAACATCCTTTTGGCATGAAAAATGGTCCTCCGTGGGGAAATTATTGGACATCTTTGGTGATAGGGGATGTATAGACCTTAGGATACCAAAAGCTGATATAATGGATGATACTCACAGAGAAAGACGTCATCGAGTGGAGAACTTAAATAAAGTTGAAgctgaaatcaaagaaatgcGATTGAGATGAAAAACATGGGAGGAAGATGTGAACCATTGGCGATGGAAGACAAGTTTTAAAAGGAAATTCTCCTCAAATGAAACTTGGAAACTTTTGAGAGCACAACAACCTACATGCAGCTGGGCTAAGGGTTTGTCGAAGCTACACCAAAATTTGCTTTGATTACATGGCGTGCAGTGCATGACAGATTACCCACATGTATTCGTATGAAGATGTGGAACACACAAGATTTGTAGTGAATAGATTCtacattcattcaaaaaaaaaaagcatttacAAAGTCTATTATTATTCTTTcaatatttggtttttattttacattgttttagccattttcaattaaaaatatgatgtCGGATGAATTTTTACTATGTTTTGGATTAATTTGAAATGCTTTGCTTACTCATACTATTTTTTAATCCTTATCAAAGACCACCATCTATAattgaatgatgatgatatattgatTGTCTGCGTCTAAGCTTAGTTTAAACTTTGAAGATGAACAAGAtttcataacaaaataaaagaattgttacgtaaataataataatttaatagaatATGAACCTCGAGGACCATCCACAAAACCCGCTAAACTTGGTGCTCATGTTTGGATCTAGCAATAGTGAGCCACGGGAGCCGACTCATGGCtgtcttaaaaaaaatccatagCAAGatattttcctttaattttgGTATATTCGAATTTAGACTTCTTATTTTGGAGATTACCAGTTAatgaatgagaaagaaaaatctcatTGTTTTCCATAGATTTTATGGTTCTTATGGAAAAAATAGGAAGAAAAAGTCTTTAAATGTTTACATTCCGAATCTTTAGATATAATAAATTACGCTTAAGTGAACAATTAGTGTTGGGAGAAGCTCTATCAAATctagaagaaacaagaaattagCAAAACAGTGAGTAAGATGTTGGATTGACGGCTCGTGGAAACAATCGGATTCAACCATAAGTTTTAGATGGTGGTGCCTTCGGAGAGACAACCAAACTGTACTACTTGGAGCAAAATGTCATTGGACgagtctctctcttcttcacacGGAAATGGAGACTCTTTTATGGGCAATGAAAAGTATCATCTTAAAAGGATTGATTGTGATCAGGCGTTCAAAACTGATAGTAACGAGCTAGTGTTGATAATGCAGGCGTCTGATGTTTCAAGATTTCTCTAATCTACTTGATGAGATTGGCCAACTTCgtgattctttctttctttctcgttttataatattgttcGCTCTTGTAGTTTTTATGCAGATTGTCTAGTTCGTTACTCTaaattttatactttataaatCTTATTTGTAAACTATTTTCCTCCAAAATGGGCTATCAATCGTAGAgtgattttctaaattaatatgttcTTGACATATTagatgatattttaaaattttaatgcaGATTAATTAGTTCTGTAttagttttgatgatttatgtGATgtttaatataagaaaatatttttaaaaaataatttaatttacatgcaaaaatatgtaacatcAAATATAGAAATTGGAGGAGtattaaatacataaattataGTGATATGGCAtactaaaaaaactatagctttttaatttgttaaaaacttttgtttgtagTTAATAAATATGTTGGACTGTAACGTAAACTGACACGATTCTAACCTTTTATACCAAACGTGAAACAAAGCGAATAAGTTTTCTTTACTAGTCTATGCCACCCTCACACTATTTACgtgtattaaaaatattgtagtatgactttttattattattattgtagtatgacttttaaaagcatttttactgtgtttttatattttcaaaatatcctTTTTACTCAAAACATTTGTCGATTTATTTCTTTgcattttatgatattttttttctttgttttaatttctgCATAGTTTCGCAATTGAGTTTTAGAATTTTCAAAGAGGTTTCAGAGTTTGATCGATTTGGATATTTAACTAGTATGACATGATCgattacattttaaaaataataatatcagcatatcatcatcaattatatagttgatgatgatatgctattattgttttttattagtGATAATAACTGTTGAAAAAAACCACTGATCGTCAGTCGAATTCCTGATCATAAAAGTCATGGTCCATATCAGCTATATGAGCTTACACGGCATTCCTAGCTCTTATTATAAATCTCCCCACATTATaatgaaagcaaaaacttAACCAATTGCAACATGCAAATAAACTAACCTCTATGAACGGAGTTAAGTAACTATTGATCGAGGAAAACTAGCAAGTCAGAGCAATAACTGTTACTTaccatttaattttaacttatGAAATGATGGGAAACgtatagtaaaataaaataaccaaaacGTAAGAAGTAAACAAGGTGCATTTTGAAAcccaaaatgttaaaatacTGGCGATTTAATCTCTTAAAGCTTAAATGATTAAGTAACTACCTATTGATAATACtcacaatttaattttatttgaaaatatatatttttaggatttttaaCCAACAGCATAAAGGAAGAAATTCACATTCCTATAATGTGATTTTTAGGCTAAAAAGGAAGATGGAATTCTAATATTATCTTTGTCAATTTTTCAATCATTGATCAACTTTTGTATAGATAGGAAAACAACtatgtgtaatttttttaagctACTTAGAGTTTATGtgtttgagtttcttttggGAGATGTAAGAATTTTTTAGATAtccgagtttttttttggtacaagGTTAACTTACAAGATTTAAAGAGTACAAGATTTACGAGTTGATCGAGCGTCTTCAATATTTTGAGTTgtgaattcaaatttataattcaTTGTTTCTGTTTCGGTTAAAAATATGGTTTTAAGCACTTGATTTATTATACTCCCTTCgttattttataaatgatgttttaagcttaaatttttgttcttaaatagattattaaatttgattatttatattatgcagattatttttttattggttgattagaaaatagatgatgtttttgtttataaattataaaataataaattcttAATATGTGTGTAATCTtctaaaacatcatttataaaaGAATGGAAGGAGTATAAGACTTAATTTATTACGTATCGGATCACAACAAACATGCACTTGAATCACATCCACCTAACTTCCATCTAggtgtttgtttttgcaatTATTCATATAGAATTGATTTGGTGATATAAGTTTACGAGttattaaaggaaaaaaaacaacaacaaaaaaaaacaaattcccaACATTAGTTATCCaagagtattttttttttttttagttatccAAGAGTTAACAATACCTTCTAATACTGTTCTCTACAAGTCTACTATACCTACGTTGCAATGATAATTTCCtgcgtgttttttttttccttttaaacgTCACATGTTTAAACAATTTTCACTAACCCGTTATTTACACatgtaagagaaaaaaagatagcCAAAAGGACTTATAGTGTTATctatttaaaaactaaacttgTGGTGTCTACCTAATTAACCCATCTTTGTACGTACCAATATCGCTTTCTTCAATTAttagtaatatataaatataaatgtttgtaGTAGCTGCCggtcattttttctttctctctctcctcccTAAGCAAAACTAAAACAAGCTATGGCTGGTATGCTTCCCGGAGTTGAGTGTGCAAGGAGGCGGCGCTTCCACGGTGGTGCTCCTCCGATTGAATCCTCGAACACAGCTTCTGTGGCGGCTGCGGCGGGACACGTCTGGACACGGCGACCATCGTTCTCTCTTTACACTACCAATCATGAGAGCCACCAGGCCCATGTCTCCTTCTCGGTAATGAaatgaataaattattatacagaaaagagaacaaaattaatatatagttgtgttttatgttttatgaagttttttttcttaaaataatatttcgtAAAAGTATTTCGGTTTGAGAGTTTGGaatcttataattttgtaaaattataggAGAGAAGTGTTAGGAATAAATCTTATGGAGAAGACAACGATGAGAAACTTGACGGAGCAGCCAAAGAGGCAAAGCAGAGGCTTAACAAGCGGCTGAGAATCCCACCACGTACAAGGTTCGATTTAGTAAAAAACGGCGTGTGATA
It encodes the following:
- a CDS encoding RING/U-box superfamily protein encodes the protein MAGMLPGVECARRRRFHGGAPPIESSNTASVAAAAGHVWTRRPSFSLYTTNHESHQAHVSFSERSVRNKSYGEDNDEKLDGAAKEAKQRLNKRLRIPPRTRFDLVKNGV
- a CDS encoding RING/U-box superfamily protein (RING/U-box superfamily protein; FUNCTIONS IN: zinc ion binding; EXPRESSED IN: 22 plant structures; EXPRESSED DURING: 13 growth stages.), with the translated sequence MAGMLPGVECARRRRFHGGAPPIESSNTASVAAAAGHVWTRRPSFSLYTTNHESHQAHVSFSERSVRNKSYGEDNDEKLDGAAKEAKQRLNKRLRIPPRTSSGKMVKTKGINWSKERVNLSGTYRPRWSG
- a CDS encoding RING/U-box superfamily protein (RING/U-box superfamily protein; FUNCTIONS IN: zinc ion binding; EXPRESSED IN: 22 plant structures; EXPRESSED DURING: 13 growth stages; CONTAINS InterPro DOMAIN/s: Zinc finger, RING-type (InterPro:IPR001841), Zinc finger, C3HC4 RING-type (InterPro:IPR018957); BEST Arabidopsis thaliana protein match is: Zinc finger, C3HC4 type (RING finger) family protein (TAIR:AT1G68070.1); Has 8108 Blast hits to 8088 proteins in 256 species: Archae - 0; Bacteria - 2; Metazoa - 2204; Fungi - 504; Plants - 4280; Viruses - 5; Other Eukaryotes - 1113 (source: NCBI BLink).) translates to MAGMLPGVECARRRRFHGGAPPIESSNTASVAAAAGHVWTRRPSFSLYTTNHESHQAHVSFSERSVRNKSYGEDNDEKLDGAAKEAKQRLNKRLRIPPRTRQNGKDKGNKLEQGKGKPLGDLPTEVVGLKKSRGRLMEWFKRRVREQQDCAICLDRFKKGETLVHLPCAHKFHSICLLPWLDTNVYCPYCRTDIWN